The stretch of DNA CCGGGCTTGAGGACGAATCTTCTGTATCGTTTCCTTCACACCATTCCTTATACAACTGAACCTGCTCCACCAAGTTCCTAGACTCTTCTAAAAGCGCTTGATTGGCAGATTTTAATGCTCGGATCCAATCTCCTCGCTCCTCACAAATGTGCTCATATTGAGAAATCATTGTCTTAAGCTCTTCAATCATCCGGTCTCTTTTAGGCAACTTTTTTGCTTCTTCTTGAAGGAACTCAACTTGTACTAAAAGCCTGTCACGAGTTTCTTCAAGGTTTGCAGCATATGCCTGCGTTTCTTCTAAGTCCAAACGCAAAGCTTTTCTGGTTGCAAGACTATTATAGTATTTCTCTTCCAAAACACCCAGACGAGCAACTAGTTCTTGTTTAGTTTCTTCAAGAAGAGTTCGAGCATCTTCTCTGCTACCTTCTAGAATCTTGCATCTTTCCCTTAAAGCAGAGATCTTTCCCTCTAAAAGCCTCTGCTTAGCCTGGCTTTCTAATGTTGCATCTTGGCATTTTACAGTCAGGTCTTCAATAGCGCCTGATAAGGACTGAACAACCTCCGCGCTTGTTTGCTGTGCAGCGATCTTATCTTCTATTAATTTTTCCACGTCAGATTGGGCCTCTGATAGTTTTTTCTGCAGATCGGCAAGCTCCTCTTCCTGCTGTAAAAGACGCTGTTTTTGAACTTCTATTCCTCTAGCTCTAAAACAAAAACTGCAAACATTCGCGATCCCAATACCTAAAATAACAGCCCCTAAAGCAACCAGAACAACTCCAGCACAAAACAAAGGCAGAGGAGAGCAAGCACACAACAAAGCCAACATAACCGCCCCTCCAGCAGCTATTAAAAGTCCCAAAATCAACGCAGCAACAACGCCAACTTTGTGACAACATGTGGACGCGCTATTATCTCTTTCCCCCACGATCGATGATGGCAGAGTCTCTCTAGACACATTGACTCCATTAGAAGCTCCTAACGCTATATTCACCATTTTTCCTCCTTTCCAGTAAAAAAGGAGGGCAGTTTACAAAAACATTTTTTTAAAAAAATCAAAAAGTTTTT from Chlamydia suis encodes:
- a CDS encoding IncA family protein; this translates as MVNIALGASNGVNVSRETLPSSIVGERDNSASTCCHKVGVVAALILGLLIAAGGAVMLALLCACSPLPLFCAGVVLVALGAVILGIGIANVCSFCFRARGIEVQKQRLLQQEEELADLQKKLSEAQSDVEKLIEDKIAAQQTSAEVVQSLSGAIEDLTVKCQDATLESQAKQRLLEGKISALRERCKILEGSREDARTLLEETKQELVARLGVLEEKYYNSLATRKALRLDLEETQAYAANLEETRDRLLVQVEFLQEEAKKLPKRDRMIEELKTMISQYEHICEERGDWIRALKSANQALLEESRNLVEQVQLYKEWCEGNDTEDSSSSPVGIASEGSDDENEEQDHFDYGAQV